The following coding sequences lie in one Equus przewalskii isolate Varuska chromosome 25, EquPr2, whole genome shotgun sequence genomic window:
- the LOC103554401 gene encoding eukaryotic translation initiation factor 3 subunit J-like, producing the protein MAAAAAAAGDSDSWDADTFSVEDPVRKVGGGGTAGGDRWEGEDEDEDVKDNWDDDDDEKKEEAEVKPEVKISEKKKLAEKIKEKERQQKKRQEEIKKRLEEPEEPKVLTPEEQLADKLRLKKLQEESDLELAKETFGVNNTVYGIDAMNPSSRDDFTEFGKLLKDKITQYEKSLYYASFLEALV; encoded by the coding sequence atggcggcggcggcggcagcggcgggggACTCGGACTCCTGGGACGCGGACACGTTCTCCGTGGAAGACCCGGTGCGGAAGGTGGGGGGCGGCGGCACCGCCGGCGGGGATCGCTGGGAAGGCGAGGACGAGGACGAGGACGTCAAGGATAactgggatgatgatgatgacgaaaaaaaagaggaagcagaagtAAAACCAGaagtaaaaatttcagaaaagaaaaaattagcagagaagataaaagagaaagaacgacaacagaagaaaaggcaagaagaaattaaaaagaggtTAGAAGAACCTGAAGAACCTAAAGTGTTAACACCAGAAGAACAATTAGCAGATAAACTCCGGCTAAAGAAATTACAGGAAGAGTCAGACCTCGAATTAGCAAAAGAAACTTTTGGTGTTAATAATACAGTTTATGGAATAGATGCTATGAACCCATCTTCAAGAGATGACTTCACAGAGTTTGGAAagttgttaaaagataaaattacacaATATGAAAAGTCACTATATTATGCCAGTTTTTTGGAAGCCTTAGTTTGA